A genomic window from Paenibacillus sp. FSL K6-0276 includes:
- a CDS encoding VWA domain-containing protein encodes MSTSVDSSVVARWRLILGQSAEEQLTVSSGNTSIHLSEDELIMDQALAAIYDETSDIVNSGAANSSATGQRGAGSGKSAPRLAKWLGDVRNFFPEDIVSVIQHDAMERKGWKQLLFEPEVLATVKPDIQLVGTLLSLKGKIPEKTKDTARQLVKAVVDDLVKRMEEDLRRAVTGALNRRQHSPLPSLSGIDWTRTIKRNLKHYDTERRQIIPERFYYYDRARRSKEWTVIVDIDQSGSMAESIIWASVVGSIFASIPSLSTRVVVFDTEVVDLTEQCANDPVDMLFGIQLGGGTDIQKSVAYCEQFIDQPKKTLFIVISDLYEGGNQAGLIRRMRHLNESGVRTMCLLALSDEGKPFYDEHVARSLTRDGTPCFACTPALLPQLVEGALKGQDLSELAKKLGTKGI; translated from the coding sequence ATGAGTACATCAGTGGATTCAAGTGTTGTAGCTCGGTGGCGCCTTATACTTGGTCAGTCTGCAGAAGAGCAATTGACGGTTTCTAGCGGAAACACAAGTATTCACCTGTCTGAAGATGAACTCATCATGGACCAAGCACTGGCTGCTATCTATGATGAGACAAGCGATATCGTAAATAGTGGTGCTGCTAACTCTTCAGCCACGGGACAAAGAGGAGCAGGATCAGGTAAATCAGCACCTCGGTTGGCAAAATGGTTAGGAGATGTTCGCAATTTCTTCCCAGAGGATATCGTATCGGTTATTCAACATGATGCGATGGAACGGAAGGGCTGGAAGCAACTATTGTTTGAACCGGAAGTTCTGGCAACAGTGAAGCCTGATATACAGTTAGTAGGTACACTACTATCACTAAAAGGGAAGATTCCTGAGAAGACAAAAGATACGGCTCGCCAGTTAGTGAAGGCGGTTGTGGATGATCTTGTAAAGCGTATGGAAGAAGATCTGCGTCGGGCGGTGACGGGTGCGTTGAATCGCAGACAGCATTCTCCATTGCCGTCACTTAGTGGTATAGACTGGACTCGGACGATAAAGCGTAATCTGAAGCATTACGATACCGAACGTCGGCAGATTATCCCTGAAAGATTCTACTATTATGATCGGGCAAGACGCAGTAAGGAATGGACGGTCATTGTGGATATCGATCAGAGTGGTTCGATGGCTGAATCGATTATTTGGGCTTCAGTAGTTGGTTCTATCTTTGCAAGCATCCCATCACTAAGTACTCGAGTAGTTGTATTTGATACAGAGGTCGTTGATCTGACTGAGCAATGTGCGAATGATCCTGTTGACATGTTATTCGGGATACAGTTAGGTGGCGGCACAGATATACAAAAGTCTGTTGCTTATTGTGAACAGTTTATTGACCAGCCGAAGAAGACATTATTCATCGTCATTTCGGATCTGTACGAAGGTGGGAACCAGGCAGGCTTAATCCGTCGTATGCGTCATCTGAATGAATCAGGTGTTAGAACGATGTGTTTACTCGCTTTATCTGATGAAGGCAAACCTTTCTATGATGAGCATGTGGCGAGATCCTTGACTCGTGATGGAACGCCCTGTTTTGCGTGTACACCTGCACTGTTGCCACAGTTAGTAGAAGGTGCACTAAAAGGACAGGATCTTTCTGAGTTGGCCAAGAAACTTGGAACGAAAGGAATTTAA
- a CDS encoding DUF5682 family protein: protein MESETTGAGVHIFGVRHLSPGGAQHLLSFLHEIEPTAVLIEGPSDATPEIRHVINMTTKPPIAILAFTEEVPVRTALWPLASYSPEYQAMRWAEQQGAYTAFIDLPSSVVIALQDIRTQSRVAAEQSVHSEDNDAVVQAPEEASLYDRVAELAGELDYDMYWERNFEHNTNKGAYQEAIISFSSQMRQISEENERHNNVIEYAHNTIREAYMRRQIQDTIAAGHQPDKIVVVCGAYHAAALADLVSGMSDEEIDALPSLNTKLTLMPYTYYKLSSLSGYGAGNLAPHYYQMMWERMMNGSLEDLPHHYLSTVARYLRNTGTHRSTAEIIEAVRLAESLAALHGGSAPTLRDLRDAALTLLGRGELSVIAEALARTDIGTAIGELAEGISQTPIQDDLNRQLKRMKLEKYKTPVANDLELDLRENRRVSSEEAAYLDLNRSFLFHRFRLLGIDLVSLRASGQSSATWAEHWVMKWSPEVEIQVVESTLLGETIEIASAYVLQQKLDGSSTIAEASALIRTAYECGMLHQMEAGRQTLQRLAVDTRDVVQIAASIHELSLLIQYGDVRRIDTKPLIPLLEQLFRRACLFLLDASQCNDEASGEMLRAMNILNQAAIEHSEEVDELLWVQELKHLSERDDCNPRLSGVACSILLERNAMTAQQCSEEVSRRLSPGIPAELGAGWFEGMSMRNRYVLLSRLSLWEQLNEYINSLGDEEFVRALVFLRRAFSTFESREKTMIAELLGELWGVNTEQAAEILTGELKEAEAKMIEDLNEFDFGDI, encoded by the coding sequence GTGGAGAGCGAAACTACTGGAGCTGGCGTGCATATTTTTGGGGTGCGGCATTTGTCTCCTGGTGGTGCGCAGCATCTTTTAAGCTTCCTTCATGAAATAGAGCCCACAGCTGTGTTAATTGAGGGTCCATCGGATGCTACACCTGAGATTCGCCATGTCATCAACATGACAACCAAACCTCCTATAGCCATTCTAGCTTTTACGGAGGAAGTTCCTGTGCGAACAGCTCTTTGGCCGCTTGCGTCATATTCCCCCGAATATCAAGCGATGAGATGGGCGGAGCAGCAAGGAGCTTATACAGCATTTATAGATTTACCTTCATCAGTGGTCATAGCGTTGCAGGATATACGAACCCAAAGCAGAGTGGCTGCTGAACAGAGTGTGCATTCTGAAGATAACGATGCTGTAGTGCAAGCTCCTGAAGAAGCTTCTCTCTATGATAGAGTAGCTGAGCTGGCTGGCGAGCTTGATTATGATATGTATTGGGAGCGCAATTTCGAACACAACACTAACAAGGGTGCGTATCAGGAAGCGATCATTTCTTTCTCATCCCAGATGCGTCAGATTTCGGAAGAGAATGAGAGACATAACAACGTAATAGAATATGCACACAACACGATACGTGAAGCTTATATGCGTCGTCAGATTCAGGATACAATCGCTGCTGGCCATCAACCAGATAAGATCGTTGTTGTATGTGGAGCATACCATGCAGCGGCGCTTGCTGATCTGGTGTCTGGCATGTCGGATGAGGAAATAGATGCTCTTCCTTCACTAAATACGAAGCTAACACTTATGCCCTATACGTACTATAAGTTATCTTCTTTGTCTGGCTATGGAGCAGGGAACCTCGCTCCTCATTATTATCAAATGATGTGGGAACGTATGATGAATGGTTCACTTGAGGACTTGCCACATCATTATCTGTCTACCGTAGCGAGATACTTGCGTAATACCGGGACACACCGTTCTACAGCAGAAATTATCGAGGCCGTGCGCTTAGCAGAATCATTAGCTGCCCTTCACGGTGGAAGTGCGCCGACGTTAAGAGATCTGCGAGATGCGGCGCTGACGTTACTGGGGCGTGGAGAGCTTAGCGTGATCGCTGAAGCGCTTGCGCGTACGGATATTGGGACAGCTATCGGTGAGCTAGCAGAGGGGATCAGTCAGACACCGATTCAGGATGATCTGAATCGGCAATTGAAACGCATGAAGCTTGAGAAATATAAGACCCCTGTAGCAAATGATCTTGAACTAGATCTCCGAGAGAATCGAAGAGTGTCTTCCGAGGAAGCGGCTTATCTAGACTTAAACCGTTCATTTCTTTTCCATAGGTTCAGATTGCTCGGGATCGATCTAGTGAGCTTAAGAGCAAGTGGTCAATCTAGTGCAACTTGGGCAGAGCACTGGGTAATGAAGTGGTCTCCTGAAGTTGAGATCCAGGTCGTTGAATCTACGCTACTTGGGGAAACGATTGAGATTGCTTCAGCTTATGTATTGCAACAAAAATTAGATGGCAGCAGTACAATTGCGGAAGCGTCAGCACTTATTCGAACGGCTTATGAGTGTGGAATGTTACACCAGATGGAAGCAGGACGGCAGACGCTTCAGCGTCTAGCTGTTGACACTCGAGATGTGGTGCAGATTGCTGCTTCCATTCATGAGTTATCCCTTCTGATTCAGTATGGCGATGTTCGCCGGATCGATACCAAACCGCTCATTCCTTTGCTGGAACAACTGTTCAGACGAGCCTGTCTATTCTTACTGGATGCGAGCCAATGTAACGATGAGGCTTCAGGTGAGATGCTTAGAGCTATGAACATACTGAATCAGGCAGCTATTGAGCATAGTGAGGAAGTAGATGAGCTGTTATGGGTACAAGAGCTAAAGCATTTGTCGGAGAGGGATGACTGCAATCCGCGTTTGTCTGGAGTGGCGTGTTCCATTTTGTTGGAACGTAATGCAATGACTGCACAGCAATGTTCAGAAGAAGTATCCAGGCGCTTGTCACCAGGTATACCCGCAGAACTTGGAGCTGGCTGGTTCGAAGGGATGTCAATGCGTAATCGATATGTACTTTTGTCTCGATTAAGTCTGTGGGAGCAATTGAATGAGTACATTAATTCTTTGGGTGATGAAGAATTTGTACGTGCGTTAGTGTTCTTAAGGCGTGCTTTCAGCACCTTTGAATCAAGAGAAAAGACGATGATTGCCGAACTGTTAGGTGAATTGTGGGGTGTGAACACCGAGCAAGCTGCTGAGATTCTGACGGGTGAGCTGAAGGAGGCCGAAGCGAAGATGATTGAGGATTTGAATGAATTTGACTTTGGAGATATATGA